The Tripterygium wilfordii isolate XIE 37 chromosome 5, ASM1340144v1, whole genome shotgun sequence genome window below encodes:
- the LOC119998599 gene encoding uncharacterized protein LOC119998599, with product MALLPGSKFYGKLTRYPCKSFQEVQARASVQIKWEEDEGRLPERLIEQPKKSEQKQIVLKKIGDAVQWPDKLRIPLDQRDTSKWCKFHNDYGHTTDDCFTLKKEVIQLLSYLRDLLSERGKAVISRAERREEEQKPPLLEKTINVIFSGSEIGEITHSSAKKHVKQTENFEVWNDKPMVQFTRQVISFTDDEMTKLLNPHDDALVITLQIANCEVKRIMIDDGSSVNLLFMSTLQAMRLSEADIIRGPIPLIGFSGEQQFTISSIPLQVYAKGINL from the exons atggctcttcttcctggaagcaaATTTTACGGAAAGCTTACCCGTTATCCATGTAagtcatttcaagaagttcaggcAAGAGCAAGTGTTCAAATTAAATGGGAAGAAGATGAGGGAAGACTTCCAGAGCGACTAATAGAGCAGCCGAAGAAATCTGAGCAAAAGCAAATAG TGCTGAAGAAAATAGGAGATGCTGTTCAATGGCCCGACAAATTACGTATACCGCTAGATCAAcgggatacttccaaatggtgtaAGTTTCACAACGATTACGGGCATACAACAGATGACTGTTTTACcctaaaaaaagaagtaatccaATTGCTAAGTTATCTTCGGGATTTACTATCCGAAAGAGGAAAAGCGGTGATTTCCAGAGCTGAAAGACGAGAAGAGGAACAGAAGCCACCTCTTCTAGAGAAGACAATTAACGTAATATTCAGTGGATCGGAGATTGGCGAAATTACACACTCAtcggcaaagaaacatgtcaagcagaCAGAAAATTTTGAGGTATGGAATGATAAGCCGATGGTACAATTCACGAGACAAGTTATCAGCTTCACAGACGATGAGATGACGAAGCTACTCAATCCGCATGATGATGCCCTGGTAAtaactttgcaaattgccaattgcgaagttaaaagaatcatgattgacGATGGCAGCTCAGTAAATTTACTGTTCATGTCCACACTCCAAGCAATGAGACTTTCAGAAGCCGATATAATCAGAGGTCCTATACCACTCATTGGCTTTAGCGGAGAACAGCAATTCACCATCAGCTCTATTCCATTGCAAGTATATGCAAAAGGAATAAATCTCTAG